The Cynocephalus volans isolate mCynVol1 chromosome 1, mCynVol1.pri, whole genome shotgun sequence region ttgaaaagatgaacaaacgATTATCGTGGGGAAGTGAGATAAAATAGGCTATAAAGGTGGGATGGAGCCAGACCGTGTAGGTGGTGCATGCACCTAGCCATTACTCCTTTAGCATCAGTGGTGACTGCCACAGCTCCACCAGTCCCCAAATAAACCTAAAATCTAAATAAAACCGTGTGCTTGGTATGCAAATACACCTTTATGTTCTCTAGCCTGCTTCCAAGCAGACTGCTGCCCTGAAGCTCCTCCTGGGTAGAAAATTCTGGAGCCACCCTAATGGGTGGTGGGGAGGCCTTGAAGGTTTATGAGCAGGGGTTTTGTGAGCAGAGTGGGTCCCAAGCGACAGGGAGATGTCCGTCCACGAGAGCGTCCTCTAGAATGCGCAAGGGTTGAACGGGAAGGGACAGGCGGGGGAAGAAAGTCAGATGGGTATGGGTTCCCTAGGACCTCGGGAGTGAACATGCCCTTCTCCTCAGCCCTCCATGAGGAGTGATGTCCCTGCTCCCTTTACTGATAACAGCTGGATCCTTCTACCATCAATCTGCCTCTCCTGCCGTCATCATTCATCTCATGCCTCCATCCTGCATCACCAGTGTGTTAGCCCCCTCTCGCACCAGCCACGCATAGTCCCCCTTGCCCAGGCTCCCTGACTCAGTGCTTGCTCCCACGTTTATCATCCCCTATCTCCTCTGCTTCCAGCCCCCTTTGACCCCTTTTCTCACTCATCATAGGTCATCTTGTCTTGGATCTGGCCCAGGCCTGGTCCACGCTGGTGCTGCCCACAGGCCTTATTGCTGCGGCTGGCACCATGACAGTGACCCTGCGCAGCAGCCGGGAGCTGCCCTCAAGGCCTGATGGGGTGCTGCGTGTGGCCCTGCCCACCGTGCTCACCCCGCTGGCCCTGCCTGGCCCACCAGGGCCCCCCAGGCCTCCGGGGCTCTGTGACGACAGGTTGGGCCTATGGTGATTCCCTTCGTCCCTCCCTCCGCTTCTGTGGGTCTAGTGCGGGTGAGGGGGCTTTGGCAGAGTGCCTGGGGGGATGGGTAGGGTGAGGAAGGGCTGGAGCCATTCAGCCAGAGGGGCTAGGGGCCTTCATAGTGGCTCAGTGACCCTCCTCATGCTCCCTTCCAGCCCCACAAGCTGCTTCGGGGTGGGCAGCCCTCAGGAGGAAGGCCTGGCCTGGGAGGAGCTGGCGGCCCCTCAGGACGTGTTCTCAGGCCCTGCCCGCTGCCCTGCCCCATATACCTTCTCCTTCGAAATGCTGGTGACTGGGCCATGCCTGCTGGCAGGTGCGTGCATCTGGCCTGGCCTGACATCTTTTCAGATGCCCACCCTCCCAGTATAGCAGGCTGGGAAATAATTCAAGGCTCAGGGATGGGAGGAACATAGCACAAAAGGAAGACAGGGACCTAAGCCTTAATAACCTCCAGGATAATGCTGGGAGCACCCCCTGGCCACTTCTACCCAACACCCCAGCCCTAGTTTTATCAGTGTAATTTTTTCATATTCCACCCCACCCACCAATGGGAAGAGAGATACAACGGGACCAGTCCAAGTGATGAGGTGGATTTTTCTTGTTGGAGAGGTGGGGGGAGTATGCTAAATTAGCAATTGGTTGATGTATAACTCTTTGAACAGCCAGGAACAGAGCTGGGAATCTGCTCCCCAAACCATGAAAGCAGTCAAATCCTTCCTTGTTCATCTGACCCAAAAGATTAGACTCTGAGAGCTGAGCTGAATCAGCCATGATCCCTGCCCATAGCCACTGTCTTCTGGGAAGGTGATGTTTGTGCTCTTAGTACTGGCTTGGGGTGAAGTGACCATCACCTGTCCCTGCCTTTATGTCCCTCAGGCCTGGAAAGCCCCTCTCATGCCCTGCGGGCAGATGCCCCTCCTCATGCCAGCTCCGCAGCCACCATCTGTGTCACACTGGCAGAGGGCCATCACTGTGACCGAGCCTTGGAGATCCTGCTGCACCCCAGTGGTGAGAGATGGGGACACAGTGGGCCAGTTCTGACCTACTTCACAATGACCCAGGCAGCATTTTTCAAGTATAGTTTTCTGGGCCCCAAGCCATACAGACTGAGTCATCTGTGAGGGTGGGCCCCGAGATGCAGGACCCTCCCACAACAATGGGACTGGGCAGTCGGGCTCCAGAGGCAGGCACTTACTTCCCTGACACAGTTGTGTCCCCTCCTCTCAGAGCCCCATCAGCCACACCTGATGCTGGAGGCCGGCAGCCTGAGCTCAGCAGAATATGAGGCCCAGGTGAGGGCCCGCCGAGATTTCCAGAGACTGCAGCGAAGGGACAGTGATGGGGACCAGCAGGTATGGCTGCATGGGGTCCTGGTCTGGCTCCTGGCTTCATTGCATATATGCATAAGGAGCAGGCAAACAGGCTCAtgtggggatgggaggaggacCTCTTTTCTTGGCAAGACCTCAATAGTTGCCACCCACCATCATGGAGTACAGATGAGTATTGTCAGAGGAAGGAGCCCTCTTGTGAGTCTCTCTGGTATGTGTCTCAGAGGATGGAGGCTAGGTCTGATGTAGGCAGAGGACAGCCACCTGCCCCTGCCTTTATTCAAATTACTACAAAAAGGTATCCGCTCTGGGTGGATCAGATAGAAAAAGGCCCCAGGGCTGGGTCCCACTGCCCACCCTGGTCAGAGCTGCACTAAGTCTGGCCCCAGTTGATTTGGAACTCCCTCGCTCAGATGTGGTTCCTGCAGCGACGCTTCCACAAGGACATCCTGCTGAACCCCGTGCTGGTGCTGAGCTTCTGCCCAGACCTTAGTTCCAAGCCCGGCCACCTGGCTACAGCTACTCGGGAGCTCATCTTCCTCTTGGATGGCAGCAGTGCAGCACACAAGGCCTGTGGGGGCACAGTGTGGGCATGCCTGCGGGGGGTAAACGGGTCTGAGGTGGACTGGGGGTAGCCTCTCCAAGCCAGGAGTTGCCTTGTTGCTTAAAACaccattttccaaagagaaaCCAGGCAGCAACTCCTTGGGGAATCCCTTAGACAGCAGCCCTGCCCCAAACCCAAACACGCATGCACACTCTCATAGCCTCTCTTTCTCCTACTCACACATACATGTGTCTCTCCCAGATTCCAAGAGTCTCTCTCATACACAGAGTCACAGACTCAAGTTCTACATACACCTGCAGAGTCCCATGCACAAacatctctcacacacacagtcttCTGCACACTCCCAGGGTCTTACTTGGACAAAGCCTTTCTCACACATGCAGGGCCTCTCCCAGATTACCTCATGCAGGAACCCCGATTTTAACTATGGCCTGGAGAAGGCAAGCAATCTGGCATCCCCTGCTCCCTACCAGTGCCCGTGGTGCCTGCCTCATGCTGCCCTCCCTGGCCCTCCCTAGGATGCCATTGTTTTGGCTGTGAAGTCTCTACCACTCCAGACGCTCATTAACCTGGCCATGTTTGGGACATCAGTGCAGCCACTCTTCCCAGAGAGCCGGCCTTGTAGTGATGTGAGTGTGGTCCAGCGATGTGGGGGCCTCATGGAGATGTTGCAGCCCAGTGTGGCCCAGACTGTGCCTTCTCTCCCCAGGACActgtgcagctgctctgtgaGAGCATTGAGACCCTGAAGGCTGCAAGTGATCCCCCAGATGTGCTGGCTGCGCTCGACTGGGCCATGGGGCAGCCCCAGCACAGAGCCTACCCTCGTCAGCTGTTTCTGCTCACTGCTGCCTCACCCATGGCCGCCACTACCCACCAAACCCTGGAGCTCATGAGGTGGCACAGGGGGGCAGCCAGGTATGGAGCACGCAGAGCCAGGTGCCTAAGACTgacccctcccaaggggctctcaAAGGTCACAGCTGCTTTCTTTCCCTTGTCAGGTGCTTCTCCTTTGGGCTGGGGCCCGCCTGCCACCAGCTGCTCCAGGGTCTGTCTGCCCTCAGCAGGGGCCAGGCCTACTTCCTGAGGCCAGGAGAGAGGCTACAGCCCATGGTGAGCTTGAGGCTGGGCCCTGTTCCCTACTGCTGGAAATCCTTCTCCCAATTTACACATTTGAGTCTGAAACAGAACTCAGTCAGGCCACATGGTCTCCTGGCACCCTCACCAGGACTTCTCCTCACCACAATCTCCCCTCTGCCTGAGACACCAATCAGGGGAAGAGATATTGGTGCTGCTGTGGAGTAATGTGGAAGGCCAAAGGTGTGGGGACACAGGCTCTGACCACCCCCCAAATCTTATTCTCAGTGTTGTTCTGGAACTGAGCCTCACCCTAGACATCTTGCCTCAACCATGTGGTAAAGTTCAGGCCAGGAGACAGACCAAGCTCTGAGGACTGAGTGCTCAGTCCGCCTGCTTCCTTCTACACCCATTCCTTCTCCCAACCCCAGCCTGACCCTGCTCCCCATTAGCCCAGAGACTGGGCAGATGGCATCAGGGGAAGGGTGGCCCTCCTCCTCTGTTTGGCTGTGTGACACTTCTATTCCCCATGCCATCCTCTGGCCACTCCCCACAGCTGGTGCAGGCTCTGCGAAAGGCACTGGAGCCCGCTTTGAGTGACATTTCTGTGGACTGGTTTGTGCCTGATGCCATGGAGGCACTGCTGACCCCCCGGGAGATCCCAGCACTCTACCCTGGGGACCAGCTGCTTGGTTACTGCTCACTCTTCAGGGTGGATGGCTTCCGGCCACACACACCAGGGGTAGGTCTCGGCTGGAGTGAGGCAGGTGGGCCTGGGATGGTTGAAGTCCCTGCAGCTCTTCTAAACCCTTCTTCCATTCCCTGTGCTTCTCTCTGCCAAGCTCCCCTACTATACCCTAGGGTATACTACATCCAAGCTCCCCTACTATACCCTGTAGCATGGGCTGCAGGGGACACATGAACACAGAAGCCACACTGGTCCCCCCAGGTGACTGTATCCTGCCCCCTCATGGAGTCTTCCCCTGAACTGTCCTGTAAAGTGTTTCCCTTGGTTTTTTACCAAAGGTCACTAAAGCACACAGCCACAGAGAACAGCTCTAGCATTTGCTGTAAGACTTTTGTCAAACCGTTGCCCATTACTTCACATGGTGCCCTATAGAAAGCACCATCTGACACATTTCCTGTAACACTTAGTGACACATGAACACAAGGCAGGTGCAGTCTcgaaccccagctctgccacttattagccatttgatttgagcaagtcacttaacctctccaagtccattttctcatatgtaaatgaTGTTTTTCAGAGTTTGTTGTAATTAGAGGTTGTAATGTGAGTGCTCTTGGCAGAATACTTGACACGCAGTAGGAGTTGCAGAAatggtagctttttttttttttttacaaaaagctCTATCTCTCTAGAAGAACTAAGCATGCTTCCTCCTTTTTGATCATGAAAGCTATATAATAGAATGTTTGTCTCTTTGActggctgccaggaagctcagGGCCAAACCTAAAGCTCACCTCCATGCAGCTCTAATATCCCTTATAGTTAacacatttcctttctccttcattagaagtggtttttgtttctggcttattaGCTTTATTGCTTCTTTCTGTGAACCGTCTTAAAATCCTGCTTGAAGAGAGGCAGTATATAACCACAATCAATTTTCTTTCCAATGATATTCTCTGTAGGGCCAAGAACCTGGCTGGCAGAGCTTGGGCGGGTCTATGTTCCCATCCCCAGAGGAGGCACCATCTGCCACCAGCCCTGGCACTGAGCCCACTGGCACCTCAGAGCCACTGGGAACAGGCACTGTGTCAGCGGAGCTGTCCAGTGCATGGGCTGCAGGGGACTCAGAGCAGAGTGAGTGCTGCGGCCGTGTTGGAGGAGTGGGTAATGGGAGGGGTCAGGGCTGGGGTCCATTCTTCTGCCTCCCAGCAGGTGCTGATGCTCTAACAGACCCAGTCACCGACGCTGGACCCAACCCCTCCTCAGACACAGCCATATGGCACCGCATCTTCCAGTCCTCGTACATCCGGGAGCAGTATGTGCTCACCCACTGCTCTGCCAGCCCTGAGCCAGGCCCAGGTTCCACAGGCAGCAGCGAGTCCCCAGGTTCCCAGGGCCCTGGCTCCCCCGAGGGTAGCGCTCTTTTGGATCCCCCTTCTCAGCAGGGCTGCCGCAGCCTGGCCTGGGGAGAACCTgcagggtgtcgctcctgccccctccctgtACACCCACCAGCTCCATTCAAGGTGAGATTCAGCCCACAATCATCCACCATGTATCCAGCAAACATTAACCCCTGCTGTGTGCCAGCCATTGTGCAGTGTTTACTATTAAGTCTAGCTAGAGAGATAAATGGGTAAATCTATAATGATGAGTACTGGGACATGGTATTATGGGGGCTCAGAGTCAGGGCAACTAACTGTCTGAGGGGATCAGGAAAGTAAGAGCCATGTCTGGAAGAGTTAGTAGAAGTTGGCCAGGCAAAGAGGGAAAAGACATATgccaaaatatagaaacaaacaaCAACCTTAAGTGGGAAATAAGGAATGTAGTGATATGACACTGGGAAGGAGGTCAGGGCCAGAGGTCCTTGTAGGCCATAAGGAGCTTGGCCTTCCTCCCAGGGGTGGTGAGCAGCCACCCAAGGTTCCAGACAAGGGGTATGTAGCccactgtgtatgtatgtatgtatgaagGCCAGAGCTCTGCATTCCTTGACCAGCAGCCCCCACATCTTACATGCAGATGGGTACCTTGAGTGCTGAGGTGCTGGGCCGGCGACGCAGAGCAGCTCTGGCTGGCCGAAGCCTCTCGTCCCCACCTGGCCAGGCAAACTCAGTCCCAAGCCGACCCCGACACCCCTCTCTGGGTGCAGCACCAGATGGGCCACACCCTGAGCCAGGCCAACAGTTGGGACAGGGCCTTGATGACTCAGGTAAGGGTTGGATGGGAAGCTGGGCTCCCTGACACCAAGGAGGCCTTGGGGATGTGGAGCCCAGGGCACCACACTGTCCATGCACCTACCATCTCCTCTCCCTAGGACACCTGCTCTCCCCAGCCCCCATGGACTGGGACATGTTGATGGAACCACCCTTCTTGTTCACGGCTGTGCCCTCCAATCAGGAGTCAGCCCCTCCTGTAGTGCCACTGCCTCCACAGGCTCCACGATGCCATGTGGTGATCCGGGCCCTGTGTGGGGAGCAGCCTGTGTGCTGGGAGGTGGGCATTGGGCTGGAGACATTGTGGGGGTCTGGGGATGGCTCACAGCTTCTGTCACCCCCTGTAAGAGAAGCTGCTTGGGACCAAGCACTCCACCGGCTGACAGCAGCCTCCGTGGTTCGAGACAATGAGCAGCTGGCTCTCCGAGGAGGGCCTGAGACCACAGCTGACCGGGGTGAGTTGCTAAGTGGGCCCTAACTGGGCATggggcagaaagtggcagaaatATAGGTCTTGTGTTTGATCACTCTATACCTCACCTTGTTCACAAAGAATTTAAGGTGGCTCACCACACTGACAAGATAAAAAGTTAAGCAGGGCAAtaaggaaaagtgaaaataaaagaaagctaaGAATGAGATTATATTAAAGATGCATGCCATGAGGTTATATACTCTTGCAAGCATGGGGCCCAAAACTGACAAGCTTCCTAGCAGCCAGCACAGAGAAACATGATCTTGTAATGATTCACAGTGCCCGTGACACAAAAACAAATCTCTGTCTTTCAGGAAAagactattaaaattaaataaagttaaaattgcAGTTCCTCAGTTTCACGAGCTACACTTGAATTGCTCAAGTGTGACTAGTGGCTATCATTTTGGATTATGCAgacatagaacattttcatccttgcagaaagttctattgggtGGAGGAAAAGGTGCCACGGTCAATTCTTCCTCTGGGTGGTGTCCAGAGTGTTGAATTTCTGGGTGGCCAGGGGGCCCTTGTCCTGCTATGGGTTGAGGGTTCGGCCTGACCACTTCTTGTCAAAGTTGGGGAGTCT contains the following coding sequences:
- the VWA5B2 gene encoding von Willebrand factor A domain-containing protein 5B2 isoform X1; translation: MPGLYCPSSWTPLPLTDSWVRACANGPCLSLRARLTYHNPQPQPVDGVFVYPLAEAEVVSGFEAEAAGRRVSFQLQSRRRSQAACCRALGPGLGTSTPRRCAQGHLVLDLAQAWSTLVLPTGLIAAAGTMTVTLRSSRELPSRPDGVLRVALPTVLTPLALPGPPGPPRPPGLCDDSGSVTLLMLPSSPTSCFGVGSPQEEGLAWEELAAPQDVFSGPARCPAPYTFSFEMLVTGPCLLAGLESPSHALRADAPPHASSAATICVTLAEGHHCDRALEILLHPSEPHQPHLMLEAGSLSSAEYEAQVRARRDFQRLQRRDSDGDQQMWFLQRRFHKDILLNPVLVLSFCPDLSSKPGHLATATRELIFLLDGSSAAHKDAIVLAVKSLPLQTLINLAMFGTSVQPLFPESRPCSDDTVQLLCESIETLKAASDPPDVLAALDWAMGQPQHRAYPRQLFLLTAASPMAATTHQTLELMRWHRGAARCFSFGLGPACHQLLQGLSALSRGQAYFLRPGERLQPMLVQALRKALEPALSDISVDWFVPDAMEALLTPREIPALYPGDQLLGYCSLFRVDGFRPHTPGGQEPGWQSLGGSMFPSPEEAPSATSPGTEPTGTSEPLGTGTVSAELSSAWAAGDSEQSADALTDPVTDAGPNPSSDTAIWHRIFQSSYIREQYVLTHCSASPEPGPGSTGSSESPGSQGPGSPEGSALLDPPSQQGCRSLAWGEPAGCRSCPLPVHPPAPFKMGTLSAEVLGRRRRAALAGRSLSSPPGQANSVPSRPRHPSLGAAPDGPHPEPGQQLGQGLDDSGHLLSPAPMDWDMLMEPPFLFTAVPSNQESAPPVVPLPPQAPRCHVVIRALCGEQPVCWEVGIGLETLWGSGDGSQLLSPPVREAAWDQALHRLTAASVVRDNEQLALRGGPETTADRGHARKCWLRALQTSKVSSAPSRFTCPIAVDATTREVLPGALQVQSSEPAEPPGTPPASQGHLGATPLPTVVHTKGLQGGSLSGAWDLDQNDNSKSALGNPKTPTGGHHHLPPQPPSRLSVSRRRRQCSPDPGHAREGSNESNHDYLPLVRLQEALGSFRLDMPFCAAVCIPQERLCRASPFAAHRASLSPTSASSPWALLGPGVGQGDSATASCSPSPSLGSEGPGQVDSGRGSDTETSEGTEGLSGADLRGRTWATAVALAWLEHRCASTFGEWELTAAKADGWLRAQHLPDGLDLAALKAAARGLFLLLRHWDQNLQLHLLCYSPANV
- the VWA5B2 gene encoding von Willebrand factor A domain-containing protein 5B2 isoform X3, with the protein product MPGLYCPSSWTPLPLTDSWVRACANGPCLSLRARLTYHNPQPQPVDGVFVYPLAEAEVVSGFEAEAAGRRVSFQLQSRRRSQAACCRALGPGLGTSTPRRCAQGHLVLDLAQAWSTLVLPTGLIAAAGTMTVTLRSSRELPSRPDGVLRVALPTVLTPLALPGPPGPPRPPGLCDDSPTSCFGVGSPQEEGLAWEELAAPQDVFSGPARCPAPYTFSFEMLVTGPCLLAGLESPSHALRADAPPHASSAATICVTLAEGHHCDRALEILLHPSEPHQPHLMLEAGSLSSAEYEAQVRARRDFQRLQRRDSDGDQQMWFLQRRFHKDILLNPVLVLSFCPDLSSKPGHLATATRELIFLLDGSSAAHKDAIVLAVKSLPLQTLINLAMFGTSVQPLFPESRPCSDDTVQLLCESIETLKAASDPPDVLAALDWAMGQPQHRAYPRQLFLLTAASPMAATTHQTLELMRWHRGAARCFSFGLGPACHQLLQGLSALSRGQAYFLRPGERLQPMLVQALRKALEPALSDISVDWFVPDAMEALLTPREIPALYPGDQLLGYCSLFRVDGFRPHTPGGQEPGWQSLGGSMFPSPEEAPSATSPGTEPTGTSEPLGTGTVSAELSSAWAAGDSEQSADALTDPVTDAGPNPSSDTAIWHRIFQSSYIREQYVLTHCSASPEPGPGSTGSSESPGSQGPGSPEGSALLDPPSQQGCRSLAWGEPAGCRSCPLPVHPPAPFKMGTLSAEVLGRRRRAALAGRSLSSPPGQANSVPSRPRHPSLGAAPDGPHPEPGQQLGQGLDDSGHLLSPAPMDWDMLMEPPFLFTAVPSNQESAPPVVPLPPQAPRCHVVIRALCGEQPVCWEVGIGLETLWGSGDGSQLLSPPVREAAWDQALHRLTAASVVRDNEQLALRGGPETTADRGHARKCWLRALQTSKVSSAPSRFTCPIAVDATTREVLPGALQVQSSEPAEPPGTPPASQGHLGATPLPTVVHTKGLQGGSLSGAWDLDQNDNSKSALGNPKTPTGGHHHLPPQPPSRLSVSRRRRQCSPDPGHAREGSNESNHDYLPLVRLQEALGSFRLDMPFCAAVCIPQERLCRASPFAAHRASLSPTSASSPWALLGPGVGQGDSATASCSPSPSLGSEGPGQVDSGRGSDTETSEGTEGLSGADLRGRTWATAVALAWLEHRCASTFGEWELTAAKADGWLRAQHLPDGLDLAALKAAARGLFLLLRHWDQNLQLHLLCYSPANV
- the VWA5B2 gene encoding von Willebrand factor A domain-containing protein 5B2 isoform X5; its protein translation is MPGLYCPSSWTPLPLTDSWVRACANGPCLSLRARLTYHNPQPQPVDGVFVYPLAEAEVVSGFEAEAAGRRVSFQLQSRRRSQAACCRALGPGLGTSTPRRCAQGHLVLDLAQAWSTLVLPTGLIAAAGTMTVTLRSSRELPSRPDGVLRVALPTVLTPLALPGPPGPPRPPGLCDDRLGLCPTSCFGVGSPQEEGLAWEELAAPQDVFSGPARCPAPYTFSFEMLVTGPCLLAGLESPSHALRADAPPHASSAATICVTLAEGHHCDRALEILLHPSEPHQPHLMLEAGSLSSAEYEAQVRARRDFQRLQRRDSDGDQQMWFLQRRFHKDILLNPVLVLSFCPDLSSKPGHLATATRELIFLLDGSSAAHKDAIVLAVKSLPLQTLINLAMFGTSVQPLFPESRPCSDDTVQLLCESIETLKAASDPPDVLAALDWAMGQPQHRAYPRQLFLLTAASPMAATTHQTLELMRWHRGAARCFSFGLGPACHQLLQGLSALSRGQAYFLRPGERLQPMLVQALRKALEPALSDISVDWFVPDAMEALLTPREIPALYPGDQLLGYCSLFRVDGFRPHTPGGQEPGWQSLGGSMFPSPEEAPSATSPGTEPTGTSEPLGTGTVSAELSSAWAAGDSEQSADALTDPVTDAGPNPSSDTAIWHRIFQSSYIREQYVLTHCSASPEPGPGSTGSSESPGSQGPGSPEGSALLDPPSQQGCRSLAWGEPAGCRSCPLPVHPPAPFKMGTLSAEVLGRRRRAALAGRSLSSPPGQANSVPSRPRHPSLGAAPDGPHPEPGQQLGQGLDDSGHLLSPAPMDWDMLMEPPFLFTAVPSNQESAPPVVPLPPQAPRCHVVIRALCGEQPVCWEVGIGLETLWGSGDGSQLLSPPVREAAWDQALHRLTAASVVRDNEQLALRGGPETTADRGHARKCWLRALQTSKVSSAPSRFTCPIAVDATTREVLPGALQVQSSEPAEPPGTPPASQGHLGATPLPTVVHTKGLQGGSLSGAWDLDQNDNSKSALGNPKTPTGGHHHLPPQPPSRLSVSRRRRQCSPDPGHAREGSNESNHDYLPLVRLQEALGSFRLDMPFCAAVCIPQERLCRASPFAAHRASLSPTSASSPWALLGPGVGQGDSATASCSPSPSLGSEGPGQVDSGRGSDTETSEGTEGLSGADLRGRTWATAVALAWLEHRCASTFGEWELTAAKADGWLRAQHLPDGLDLAALKAAARGLFLLLRHWDQNLQLHLLCYSPANV
- the VWA5B2 gene encoding von Willebrand factor A domain-containing protein 5B2 isoform X4; amino-acid sequence: MPGLYCPSSWTPLPLTDSWVRACANGPCLSLRARLTYHNPQPQPVDGVFVYPLAEAEVVSGFEAEAAGRRVSFQLQSRRRSQAACCRALGPGLGTSTPRRCAQGHLVLDLAQAWSTLVLPTGLIAAAGTMTVTLRSSRELPSRPDGVLRVALPTVLTPLALPGPPGPPRPPGLCDDRLGLCPTSCFGVGSPQEEGLAWEELAAPQDVFSGPARCPAPYTFSFEMLVTGPCLLAGLESPSHALRADAPPHASSAATICVTLAEGHHCDRALEILLHPSEPHQPHLMLEAGSLSSAEYEAQVRARRDFQRLQRRDSDGDQQMWFLQRRFHKDILLNPVLVLSFCPDLSSKPGHLATATRELIFLLDGSSAAHKDAIVLAVKSLPLQTLINLAMFGTSVQPLFPESRPCSDDTVQLLCESIETLKAASDPPDVLAALDWAMGQPQHRAYPRQLFLLTAASPMAATTHQTLELMRWHRGAARCFSFGLGPACHQLLQGLSALSRGQAYFLRPGERLQPMLVQALRKALEPALSDISVDWFVPDAMEALLTPREIPALYPGDQLLGYCSLFRVDGFRPHTPGGQEPGWQSLGGSMFPSPEEAPSATSPGTEPTGTSEPLGTGTVSAELSSAWAAGDSEQTGADALTDPVTDAGPNPSSDTAIWHRIFQSSYIREQYVLTHCSASPEPGPGSTGSSESPGSQGPGSPEGSALLDPPSQQGCRSLAWGEPAGCRSCPLPVHPPAPFKMGTLSAEVLGRRRRAALAGRSLSSPPGQANSVPSRPRHPSLGAAPDGPHPEPGQQLGQGLDDSGHLLSPAPMDWDMLMEPPFLFTAVPSNQESAPPVVPLPPQAPRCHVVIRALCGEQPVCWEVGIGLETLWGSGDGSQLLSPPVREAAWDQALHRLTAASVVRDNEQLALRGGPETTADRGHARKCWLRALQTSKVSSAPSRFTCPIAVDATTREVLPGALQVQSSEPAEPPGTPPASQGHLGATPLPTVVHTKGLQGGSLSGAWDLDQNDNSKSALGNPKTPTGGHHHLPPQPPSRLSVSRRRRQCSPDPGHAREGSNESNHDYLPLVRLQEALGSFRLDMPFCAAVCIPQERLCRASPFAAHRASLSPTSASSPWALLGPGVGQGDSATASCSPSPSLGSEGPGQVDSGRGSDTETSEGTEGLSGADLRGRTWATAVALAWLEHRCASTFGEWELTAAKADGWLRAQHLPDGLDLAALKAAARGLFLLLRHWDQNLQLHLLCYSPANV
- the VWA5B2 gene encoding von Willebrand factor A domain-containing protein 5B2 isoform X2, whose amino-acid sequence is MPGLYCPSSWTPLPLTDSWVRACANGPCLSLRARLTYHNPQPQPVDGVFVYPLAEAEVVSGFEAEAAGRRVSFQLQSRRRSQAACCRALGPGLGTSTPRRCAQGHLVLDLAQAWSTLVLPTGLIAAAGTMTVTLRSSRELPSRPDGVLRVALPTVLTPLALPGPPGPPRPPGLCDDSPTSCFGVGSPQEEGLAWEELAAPQDVFSGPARCPAPYTFSFEMLVTGPCLLAGLESPSHALRADAPPHASSAATICVTLAEGHHCDRALEILLHPSEPHQPHLMLEAGSLSSAEYEAQVRARRDFQRLQRRDSDGDQQMWFLQRRFHKDILLNPVLVLSFCPDLSSKPGHLATATRELIFLLDGSSAAHKDAIVLAVKSLPLQTLINLAMFGTSVQPLFPESRPCSDDTVQLLCESIETLKAASDPPDVLAALDWAMGQPQHRAYPRQLFLLTAASPMAATTHQTLELMRWHRGAARCFSFGLGPACHQLLQGLSALSRGQAYFLRPGERLQPMLVQALRKALEPALSDISVDWFVPDAMEALLTPREIPALYPGDQLLGYCSLFRVDGFRPHTPGGQEPGWQSLGGSMFPSPEEAPSATSPGTEPTGTSEPLGTGTVSAELSSAWAAGDSEQTGADALTDPVTDAGPNPSSDTAIWHRIFQSSYIREQYVLTHCSASPEPGPGSTGSSESPGSQGPGSPEGSALLDPPSQQGCRSLAWGEPAGCRSCPLPVHPPAPFKMGTLSAEVLGRRRRAALAGRSLSSPPGQANSVPSRPRHPSLGAAPDGPHPEPGQQLGQGLDDSGHLLSPAPMDWDMLMEPPFLFTAVPSNQESAPPVVPLPPQAPRCHVVIRALCGEQPVCWEVGIGLETLWGSGDGSQLLSPPVREAAWDQALHRLTAASVVRDNEQLALRGGPETTADRGHARKCWLRALQTSKVSSAPSRFTCPIAVDATTREVLPGALQVQSSEPAEPPGTPPASQGHLGATPLPTVVHTKGLQGGSLSGAWDLDQNDNSKSALGNPKTPTGGHHHLPPQPPSRLSVSRRRRQCSPDPGHAREGSNESNHDYLPLVRLQEALGSFRLDMPFCAAVCIPQERLCRASPFAAHRASLSPTSASSPWALLGPGVGQGDSATASCSPSPSLGSEGPGQVDSGRGSDTETSEGTEGLSGADLRGRTWATAVALAWLEHRCASTFGEWELTAAKADGWLRAQHLPDGLDLAALKAAARGLFLLLRHWDQNLQLHLLCYSPANV